The Sagittula sp. P11 genome window below encodes:
- a CDS encoding heme biosynthesis protein HemY yields the protein MLWSLIKIVVFVVIVAALTLGLGYLIEADGTGLAQARITLNGVEYTLTPVMMVIGAMVLLLGVWLLLKLASLLVALLRFINGDETALSRHFHRNRERKGYEALSDGMMALASGEGRLAIAKAQKAEKYLHKPELTDLVTAQAAEMMGDRKKAEETYKKLLTRDGTRFVGIRGIMKQKLASGDTDTALQLAERAFALKPKHEEVQDTLLQLQAEKADWSGARKTLQAKLKHGTLPRDVYKRRDAVLALSQATEIENRDESIAAAEKAIEANRNSPDLVPAAAKAARAYIAQNRPRNAIRVLKKAWESHPHPDLAAAYAEIEPNETPDERIKRFVPLTRINPDHRETRLLKAELNLAAEHFPEARRSLGDLVEKEPDARVLAIMAAIEKGEGAPDQVVRGWLAKAVTAPRGPQWVCDNCKTIHGEWRPTCTNCGAFDTLAWKTPTQSEVVLPAQANMLPLIIGALEDKAPAKDPAVVPEATPGMIDVSPVERKPKAPDATEPADAEILGEPNEAARAEAAAGSK from the coding sequence ATGTTGTGGTCACTGATAAAGATCGTCGTATTCGTCGTCATCGTGGCGGCGCTGACCCTGGGGCTGGGGTATCTCATCGAAGCGGACGGCACCGGGCTGGCGCAGGCACGCATCACCCTGAACGGCGTGGAATACACGCTGACCCCGGTGATGATGGTCATCGGCGCGATGGTCCTGTTGCTGGGGGTCTGGCTGCTGCTGAAGCTCGCCAGCCTGCTGGTTGCCCTGCTGCGGTTCATCAACGGCGATGAAACCGCCCTGTCGCGCCACTTCCACCGCAACCGGGAGCGCAAGGGCTACGAGGCGCTGTCGGACGGCATGATGGCGCTCGCCTCGGGCGAGGGCCGCCTCGCCATCGCCAAGGCGCAGAAGGCAGAGAAGTACCTGCACAAGCCGGAACTGACCGACCTCGTTACCGCACAGGCTGCCGAGATGATGGGCGACCGCAAGAAGGCAGAAGAGACCTACAAGAAGCTGCTGACCCGCGACGGTACCCGTTTCGTCGGTATCCGGGGGATCATGAAGCAGAAGCTGGCCTCGGGCGACACCGACACCGCGCTGCAACTGGCCGAACGCGCCTTTGCGCTGAAGCCCAAGCACGAGGAAGTGCAGGACACGCTCCTCCAGCTTCAAGCGGAGAAGGCCGACTGGTCCGGCGCCCGCAAGACCCTTCAGGCCAAGCTGAAGCACGGCACCCTGCCGCGCGACGTCTACAAGCGGCGTGACGCGGTGCTGGCGCTGAGCCAAGCGACGGAGATCGAGAACCGGGACGAAAGCATCGCCGCCGCCGAGAAGGCGATCGAGGCGAACCGCAACTCTCCGGACCTCGTGCCTGCCGCCGCGAAAGCCGCCCGCGCCTACATCGCCCAGAACCGCCCGCGCAACGCGATCCGCGTGCTCAAGAAGGCGTGGGAAAGCCATCCGCACCCGGATCTCGCCGCGGCCTACGCCGAGATCGAGCCGAACGAGACGCCGGACGAACGCATCAAGCGGTTCGTGCCGCTGACCCGGATCAACCCGGACCACCGCGAGACCCGTCTTCTGAAGGCGGAACTGAACCTCGCGGCGGAACACTTCCCCGAAGCGCGCCGCTCGCTGGGGGATCTGGTGGAGAAGGAGCCGGACGCCCGTGTCCTGGCGATCATGGCAGCCATCGAGAAGGGCGAAGGCGCGCCCGACCAGGTGGTGCGCGGCTGGCTGGCGAAGGCGGTCACCGCCCCGCGCGGCCCGCAGTGGGTCTGCGATAACTGCAAGACCATCCACGGCGAATGGCGCCCGACCTGCACCAACTGCGGGGCCTTCGACACGCTGGCGTGGAAAACCCCGACCCAGTCGGAGGTCGTGCTTCCCGCACAGGCCAACATGCTGCCGCTGATCATCGGCGCGCTGGAGGACAAGGCGCCCGCCAAGGACCCCGCCGTCGTGCCCGAAGCCACCCCCGGCATGATCGACGTCAGCCCGGTGGAGCGCAAACCGAAGGCGCCCGACGCCACGGAGCCCGCCGACGCGGAGATCCTTGGAGAGCCGAACGAGGCCGCCCGCGCCGAAGCGGCCGCCGGATCAAAATAG
- a CDS encoding malate synthase G has protein sequence MPDQTAAPRIDTEGLSIDAGLKRFVEEEVLPGTGIDAADLWSGLSALVHDFGPQNRALLEKRETIQKQLDTWHKERRSAPHNRVAYKGFLEQIGYIVPEGGDFTIETANVDPEIATVPGPQLVVPVTNARFVLNAANARWGSFYDCLYGTDAMGVLPPPGGFDDGRGARVVARAAVFLDEIFPLTATSHAKATSYVVKDGALEVDGSALKTPEAFAGYKGDPDAPTAILLKNNGLHVELVFDASHPIGSQTPSGLADVQLESAISAIIDCEDSVACVDAEDKTLAYRNWLGLMKGDLDDTFEKGGKQMTRRLHGDRTYTAPDGSEITLKGRALLLVRNVGHLMTNPAILDRDGGEIYEGLMDAMFTTLIAMHDLKKTAGPRNSVEGSVYVVKPKMHGPEEVAFTDAIFTHVEKVLGLPQYTVKLGIMDEERRTSVNLKACIRAARHRVCFINTGFLDRTGDEIHTSMEAGPFSRKDFIKRKSWITAYENQNVDIGLECGLSGKAQIGKGMWAVPDKMAAMLEQKIEHPRAGATCAWVPSPTAATLHATHYHKVDVMAVQAELAKGGRRAYVDALLDIPLAAYRQWTRKQIRREVENNAQGILGYVVRWIDQGVGCSKVPDINDVGLMEDRATCRISAQHIANWLHHGVVSNDEVEEIMKQMAEVVDRQNAEDPNYVPMAPGFDGIAFKAACDLVFDGRKQPSGYTEPVLHRRRLQLKARQH, from the coding sequence GTGCCTGACCAGACCGCCGCGCCCCGTATCGACACCGAAGGCCTGTCCATCGACGCCGGGCTGAAACGCTTTGTCGAGGAGGAGGTCCTGCCCGGCACCGGGATCGACGCCGCAGACCTGTGGTCCGGCCTCTCGGCCCTGGTGCATGACTTCGGCCCGCAGAACCGCGCGCTGCTGGAAAAGCGCGAGACGATCCAGAAACAACTGGACACCTGGCACAAGGAGCGCCGCAGCGCGCCGCACAACCGGGTCGCCTACAAGGGGTTCCTCGAACAGATCGGCTATATCGTGCCCGAGGGCGGCGATTTCACAATCGAGACCGCAAACGTCGACCCGGAGATTGCCACCGTGCCCGGGCCGCAGCTTGTCGTGCCGGTGACAAACGCCCGCTTCGTGCTGAACGCGGCGAACGCGCGCTGGGGCAGCTTCTACGATTGTCTGTACGGCACGGATGCGATGGGTGTCCTGCCGCCGCCGGGCGGATTCGACGACGGGCGCGGCGCTCGCGTCGTGGCGCGCGCCGCCGTGTTCCTCGACGAGATATTCCCGCTGACCGCCACCAGCCACGCGAAGGCCACAAGCTACGTTGTGAAGGACGGCGCGCTTGAGGTTGACGGGTCCGCCCTGAAGACGCCGGAGGCCTTTGCCGGCTACAAGGGCGATCCCGACGCACCCACCGCGATCCTCCTGAAAAACAACGGGCTTCACGTGGAACTGGTCTTTGATGCCAGCCACCCCATCGGCAGCCAGACGCCCTCCGGCCTGGCGGACGTGCAGCTCGAATCCGCAATCTCCGCGATCATCGACTGCGAGGATTCGGTGGCCTGCGTCGATGCGGAGGACAAGACGCTTGCGTACCGCAACTGGCTCGGCCTGATGAAGGGCGATCTGGATGACACGTTCGAGAAGGGCGGCAAGCAGATGACCCGCCGCCTGCACGGCGACCGGACCTACACCGCACCGGACGGGTCGGAGATCACCCTGAAGGGGCGCGCGCTGCTCCTGGTGCGCAACGTCGGCCACCTGATGACCAACCCGGCGATCCTCGACCGCGACGGTGGCGAGATCTACGAAGGTCTGATGGACGCGATGTTCACCACGCTCATCGCCATGCACGACCTGAAGAAGACGGCAGGGCCGCGCAACTCCGTCGAAGGGTCGGTCTACGTGGTGAAACCGAAGATGCACGGTCCGGAGGAAGTGGCCTTCACCGACGCGATCTTCACCCATGTCGAGAAGGTCCTGGGCCTGCCGCAGTACACGGTCAAGCTGGGCATCATGGACGAAGAGCGGCGCACCTCGGTCAACCTGAAGGCCTGCATCCGCGCCGCCCGCCACCGCGTCTGCTTCATCAACACCGGCTTCCTCGACCGCACGGGGGACGAGATCCACACCTCGATGGAGGCCGGGCCGTTCTCTCGGAAGGACTTCATCAAACGCAAGTCGTGGATCACCGCCTACGAGAACCAGAACGTCGACATCGGCCTTGAATGCGGGCTGTCGGGCAAGGCGCAGATCGGCAAGGGCATGTGGGCCGTGCCGGACAAGATGGCCGCGATGCTGGAACAGAAGATCGAACACCCGCGCGCCGGGGCGACCTGCGCCTGGGTGCCTTCGCCCACGGCCGCGACGCTGCACGCCACGCATTACCACAAGGTCGACGTGATGGCGGTGCAGGCGGAACTGGCGAAGGGTGGACGCCGCGCCTATGTCGACGCCCTGCTGGACATCCCGCTGGCTGCCTACCGCCAGTGGACCCGCAAGCAGATCCGCCGCGAGGTGGAGAACAACGCTCAGGGCATCCTCGGCTACGTGGTGCGCTGGATCGACCAGGGTGTCGGCTGCTCGAAGGTGCCGGACATCAACGACGTGGGCCTGATGGAAGACCGCGCCACCTGCCGGATCTCCGCCCAGCACATCGCGAACTGGCTACATCACGGGGTGGTCTCGAACGACGAGGTCGAGGAGATCATGAAGCAGATGGCCGAGGTGGTGGATCGCCAGAACGCCGAGGACCCGAACTACGTACCGATGGCGCCGGGCTTCGATGGCATCGCGTTCAAGGCGGCCTGCGACCTGGTGTTCGACGGGCGCAAGCAGCCCTCCGGCTACACCGAGCCCGTCCTGCACCGCCGCCGCCTGCAACTGAAGGCGCGCCAGCACTGA
- a CDS encoding phosphomannomutase → MAPKFGTSGLRGLVVELTEDLVHDYVSAFLASCPHGGSVHVGRDLRPSSPQIAGWVIDAVRAAGLEVVDCGALPTPALALSSLEAGAAAVMVTGSHIPADRNGLKFYVPTGEISKADETRINAALGQPRASGGQGDLAVADAQGAYRARYVSAFGRCLDGLTVGVYQHSSVARDLMMEVFEALGATTVAIARSDTFIPVDTEALDPETKELFAGWFGAHGLDVLVSTDGDADRPMVVDDAQRVVPGDVLGALTAQALGAKVVCTPVSSNSMISDAGFGFDRVERTKIGSPFVIAAMEEALANDPAARVAGYEANGGFLLGFTADAPAGALKPLMTRDCLLPIVAPLAAAQAEGVTLSALWDALPAVFTAADRIQGIETDVSKAFIAELRGSAEARAAFFDGYGTEASVDETDGLRTTFTDGSVVHLRPSGNAPEFRCYAEAATRDAAEALVTKTLGKLRDRLA, encoded by the coding sequence ATGGCGCCAAAGTTCGGAACAAGCGGCCTGCGCGGCCTCGTGGTGGAGCTGACCGAAGACCTGGTGCACGACTACGTGTCGGCGTTCCTTGCGTCCTGCCCGCATGGCGGCTCGGTGCATGTGGGCCGGGACCTGCGCCCCTCCTCTCCTCAGATCGCGGGCTGGGTGATCGACGCGGTGCGCGCCGCCGGGCTGGAGGTGGTCGATTGCGGTGCGCTTCCGACGCCCGCGCTGGCACTGTCCTCGCTGGAGGCCGGGGCGGCGGCGGTCATGGTCACCGGCTCCCATATCCCGGCGGACCGCAACGGACTGAAGTTCTACGTGCCAACGGGCGAGATTTCCAAGGCCGACGAGACCCGGATCAACGCGGCCCTCGGGCAGCCCCGGGCATCCGGCGGGCAGGGCGATCTTGCGGTGGCCGACGCGCAGGGCGCTTACAGGGCGCGCTACGTGTCCGCCTTTGGCCGGTGCCTCGACGGCCTGACCGTGGGCGTCTACCAGCACAGCTCCGTGGCGCGCGACCTGATGATGGAGGTGTTCGAGGCGCTGGGTGCCACGACCGTCGCCATCGCCCGCTCCGACACCTTCATCCCCGTCGATACGGAGGCACTGGACCCCGAAACCAAGGAGCTGTTCGCAGGGTGGTTCGGCGCGCACGGGCTGGATGTCCTCGTCTCGACCGATGGCGACGCCGATCGGCCCATGGTGGTCGATGACGCGCAGCGGGTTGTGCCGGGCGACGTGCTGGGCGCGCTGACGGCGCAGGCGCTGGGGGCAAAGGTGGTCTGCACGCCGGTGTCCTCGAACTCCATGATCTCCGACGCGGGTTTCGGTTTCGACCGGGTGGAGCGGACGAAGATCGGTTCGCCCTTCGTCATCGCCGCGATGGAAGAGGCGCTGGCCAATGATCCCGCCGCGCGTGTCGCAGGCTACGAGGCGAACGGCGGTTTCCTTCTGGGGTTCACCGCCGACGCGCCTGCCGGTGCGCTGAAGCCGCTGATGACCCGCGACTGCCTGCTGCCCATCGTGGCACCGCTGGCCGCGGCGCAGGCAGAGGGCGTGACCCTGTCGGCCCTGTGGGACGCGCTTCCGGCGGTGTTTACCGCCGCCGACCGCATCCAAGGGATCGAGACGGACGTGTCTAAGGCCTTCATCGCGGAACTCAGGGGCTCTGCCGAGGCGCGGGCGGCGTTCTTCGACGGCTACGGGACCGAGGCATCGGTGGACGAAACCGACGGCCTGCGCACGACCTTCACCGATGGCAGCGTGGTGCACCTGCGCCCCTCCGGCAATGCCCCGGAATTCCGCTGCTACGCCGAAGCGGCGACCCGCGATGCAGCCGAAGCGCTGGTCACCAAAACGCTCGGAAAGCTGCGCGACCGGCTGGCTTGA
- a CDS encoding UDP-glucose/GDP-mannose dehydrogenase family protein, with product MKIAMIGTGYVGLVSGVCFSDFGHDVVCVDKDPRKIEMLEAGKVPIYEPGLDVLMAKNVEAGRLSFTLDLQQAIDGADAVFIAVGTPTRRGDGHADLTYVMAAAEEIARAAKDYVVVVTKSTVPVGTNAQVRDVVAKANPDLDFDVASNPEFLREGAAIDDFMKPDRVVVGVETERAAKVMEDIYRPLYLRDFPIMTTDLQSAEMIKYAANAFLATKITFINEIAALCERVGADVKQVSKGMGLDGRIGNKFLHAGPGYGGSCFPKDTKALARIGQDHASPVSLVETVIKVNEDVKRRMIEKLMDLCSGSFNGKRVAVLGVTFKPNTDDMRDAPSLTIVPALIGGGAEVRVCDPQGRREGEHLLPGVSWYEDPYSAAAEADLVVFLTEWNEFRALDLPRMAQGMRGRRMADLRNIYSADAAREAGFTAYDSIGRSGFSE from the coding sequence ATGAAAATCGCGATGATCGGAACCGGCTACGTGGGTCTCGTGTCGGGTGTCTGTTTCTCGGACTTCGGGCACGACGTCGTCTGCGTCGACAAGGACCCCCGCAAGATCGAGATGCTCGAGGCGGGCAAGGTGCCGATCTACGAGCCGGGCCTCGATGTGCTGATGGCCAAGAACGTTGAGGCCGGGCGCCTCAGCTTCACGCTGGACCTGCAGCAGGCCATCGACGGCGCCGATGCGGTGTTCATCGCCGTGGGCACGCCGACGCGGCGCGGTGACGGCCATGCCGACCTGACCTACGTCATGGCCGCGGCCGAGGAGATCGCCAGGGCGGCGAAGGACTACGTCGTGGTCGTCACGAAGTCGACCGTGCCCGTGGGCACCAACGCGCAGGTGCGCGACGTGGTGGCGAAGGCCAACCCGGATCTCGACTTCGACGTCGCCTCCAATCCCGAGTTCCTGCGCGAAGGTGCGGCCATCGACGACTTCATGAAGCCCGACCGCGTGGTCGTCGGCGTCGAAACCGAGCGCGCCGCCAAGGTTATGGAAGACATCTACCGCCCGCTTTACCTGCGCGACTTCCCGATCATGACGACCGACCTCCAGTCCGCCGAGATGATCAAGTACGCAGCCAACGCCTTCCTCGCGACGAAGATCACCTTCATCAACGAGATCGCCGCCCTGTGCGAACGGGTCGGTGCCGACGTGAAGCAGGTCTCGAAGGGCATGGGCCTCGACGGGCGGATCGGGAACAAGTTCCTGCACGCCGGGCCGGGCTACGGCGGGTCGTGCTTCCCGAAGGACACCAAGGCGCTGGCCCGCATCGGTCAGGACCACGCCAGCCCCGTCAGCCTCGTCGAAACGGTCATCAAGGTGAACGAGGACGTGAAACGCCGGATGATCGAAAAGCTGATGGACCTGTGCAGCGGCTCGTTCAACGGCAAGCGGGTGGCGGTGCTGGGCGTGACTTTCAAGCCCAACACCGACGACATGCGCGATGCGCCGTCCCTGACCATCGTTCCCGCGCTGATCGGCGGCGGGGCAGAAGTCCGTGTCTGCGACCCGCAGGGCCGGCGCGAGGGCGAGCACCTTCTGCCCGGTGTTTCGTGGTACGAAGATCCCTATTCTGCGGCGGCCGAGGCCGACCTCGTCGTCTTCCTGACGGAATGGAACGAGTTCCGCGCGCTCGACCTGCCGAGGATGGCGCAAGGCATGCGTGGCCGGCGGATGGCCGATCTGCGCAACATCTACAGCGCGGATGCCGCGCGGGAGGCAGGTTTTACCGCCTACGACAGCATCGGCCGGTCTGGATTTTCCGAGTAA
- a CDS encoding lipid A-modifier LpxR family protein: MIRLFAVALTATFALAPAAHSQSYDADAGYDPDASYGAEPVYAAPANYGTPGRVVLGHGRLTNNDLLGDLDDRWQTGSVSSSRVVGRNWSGMLPDRPFDILEYRLAGQIIAPENMRTPDPDDRPWAGALSLGLHTHFMRGPVEMSMGGDLVVTGPQTGLGDLQTFVHDAIGEQPASRSVLSNQIENGVHPTLVLEAANSIPMGGQSVLRPFGEARAGVETLVRAGFDLTIGSVGQGELLVRDSVTGQRYRVVTDSVPGFSFVMGGDIAYVDSSVFLPSGHGYDLSNTRTRARAGLHWQGQSNAMFYGFTWMSKEFDTQPEGQVLGSVRLDLRF; the protein is encoded by the coding sequence ATGATCCGTCTGTTTGCCGTGGCACTGACTGCCACGTTTGCGCTTGCCCCCGCAGCGCATTCCCAGAGTTATGACGCCGATGCGGGTTATGACCCGGACGCCAGCTATGGGGCAGAGCCGGTCTATGCCGCGCCCGCGAACTACGGCACGCCCGGGCGTGTCGTTCTGGGGCACGGCCGTCTGACGAACAACGACCTTCTGGGCGATCTCGACGACCGCTGGCAGACCGGATCGGTGTCCTCGTCCCGCGTGGTGGGACGGAACTGGTCGGGCATGCTGCCGGACCGGCCGTTCGACATCCTCGAGTACCGTCTCGCCGGTCAGATCATCGCGCCGGAGAACATGCGCACGCCCGACCCGGACGATCGGCCCTGGGCCGGTGCGCTCTCGCTGGGCCTGCACACCCACTTCATGCGCGGCCCGGTGGAAATGAGCATGGGTGGCGACCTTGTGGTGACCGGCCCGCAGACCGGCCTCGGCGACCTCCAGACCTTCGTGCACGATGCCATCGGAGAACAGCCCGCCTCCAGATCGGTGCTGTCTAACCAGATCGAGAACGGCGTGCATCCGACGCTGGTGCTCGAGGCGGCCAACAGCATCCCGATGGGCGGGCAATCCGTGCTGCGGCCCTTCGGAGAGGCGCGCGCCGGGGTCGAGACGCTGGTCCGTGCGGGGTTCGACCTGACCATCGGATCCGTGGGGCAGGGCGAGCTTCTGGTGCGCGACTCCGTGACCGGCCAGCGTTACCGGGTCGTGACCGATTCAGTGCCCGGCTTCAGCTTCGTCATGGGTGGCGACATCGCCTATGTGGACAGTTCAGTGTTCCTGCCGTCCGGCCACGGCTACGACCTGAGCAACACCCGGACCCGCGCCCGCGCCGGCCTGCACTGGCAGGGGCAGAGCAACGCCATGTTCTACGGCTTCACCTGGATGTCGAAGGAGTTCGACACGCAACCCGAGGGCCAGGTGCTGGGATCGGTGCGGCTGGATCTCCGTTTCTGA
- a CDS encoding Hint domain-containing protein, which translates to MGTGYRGTFVISWSQTEIDGLKAAPTSALTVGAAWSWAGEPVRVDGPSSVLRLDQADGEADLRRRAARMVRRLVGAALTQKIRVDDVEVEHPLTDSSFVVTDGSSSYMVTLIEVERGSRPLLMFLDEIPPAGRDLWIVHHNLDPLGTHAAGEQSSGVICFTPGTRILTPHGPLHVEDLREGDMVQTKDSGPQQIQWIGSRRMSGARLFAMPKLRPIRIRPGAFGIGEPDDEILVSPEHRMVVKGVVARALFNTPEVLVAARDLVNGSTVRLDMTLKEVTYIHLLLSRHEVLFANGVETESFHPANTALSTISEADRARLLNHLPLIADNPHAYGSYARRNLSSSEAAILLHEAA; encoded by the coding sequence ATGGGAACGGGCTATAGAGGCACGTTCGTCATTTCCTGGTCGCAGACGGAAATAGACGGCCTGAAGGCCGCACCCACGTCTGCATTGACCGTCGGGGCCGCGTGGTCCTGGGCGGGTGAACCGGTGCGGGTCGACGGCCCGTCATCGGTCTTGCGATTGGACCAGGCTGACGGCGAAGCGGACTTGCGCAGACGGGCGGCACGCATGGTGCGGCGACTTGTCGGCGCCGCACTGACACAGAAGATACGGGTCGACGATGTCGAGGTGGAGCATCCGCTGACGGATTCCAGCTTTGTCGTGACCGACGGGTCGTCCAGCTACATGGTGACGCTGATCGAGGTGGAGCGCGGGTCGCGACCGCTCCTGATGTTCCTCGACGAGATCCCGCCCGCCGGGCGCGATCTGTGGATCGTGCATCACAACCTCGACCCGCTGGGCACCCACGCGGCCGGGGAACAGTCCAGCGGCGTGATCTGCTTCACGCCCGGCACACGCATCCTGACGCCCCACGGGCCGCTTCACGTCGAGGACCTGCGCGAAGGCGACATGGTGCAGACCAAGGACTCCGGGCCGCAACAGATCCAGTGGATCGGGTCGCGGCGCATGTCGGGGGCGCGGCTCTTTGCGATGCCGAAGCTCAGGCCGATCCGCATCCGTCCCGGCGCCTTCGGAATCGGCGAGCCGGACGATGAGATCCTCGTTTCGCCGGAACACCGCATGGTGGTGAAGGGTGTGGTGGCGCGGGCGCTGTTCAACACGCCCGAGGTGCTGGTGGCGGCGCGTGACCTCGTGAACGGCAGCACGGTGCGGTTGGACATGACCCTGAAGGAGGTGACCTACATCCACCTCCTGCTGTCCCGCCACGAGGTGCTGTTCGCCAACGGCGTCGAGACGGAGAGCTTTCATCCGGCCAACACCGCGCTCTCGACAATCTCGGAGGCGGATCGCGCCCGCCTGCTGAACCATCTGCCGCTTATCGCGGACAACCCGCATGCCTACGGCTCCTACGCGCGGCGCAACCTGTCGAGTTCCGAGGCGGCGATCCTGCTGCACGAGGCGGCCTAG
- a CDS encoding SH3 domain-containing protein has protein sequence MFRHILSAILSLNVLASASFAAERGPVTNLPLPRFVSMKAAEVNVRRGPSLSHRIDWVYKRRDMPLEITAEYGHWRRVRDRDGAGGWVHYALLSGVRTVIVDQDLLALHQRPEADSNVTARLEMGVIARLGECGIDWCELSADGYKGWADKSALWGVGLDEIRD, from the coding sequence ATGTTCAGACATATCCTGTCGGCGATCCTGTCGCTGAACGTCTTGGCCTCGGCTTCCTTTGCGGCAGAGCGCGGCCCGGTCACCAACCTGCCGCTTCCCCGCTTCGTCTCGATGAAGGCCGCAGAGGTCAACGTGCGCAGGGGGCCCTCCCTGTCGCACCGGATCGACTGGGTCTACAAGCGCCGCGACATGCCGCTCGAGATCACGGCGGAATACGGACACTGGCGCCGCGTGCGCGACCGCGACGGCGCGGGCGGCTGGGTGCATTACGCGCTCCTGTCGGGTGTGCGGACCGTCATCGTCGACCAGGACCTGCTGGCGCTTCACCAGAGGCCGGAGGCCGACAGCAACGTCACCGCGCGGCTGGAAATGGGTGTCATCGCCCGGCTCGGCGAATGCGGCATCGACTGGTGCGAGCTGAGCGCCGACGGCTACAAGGGCTGGGCGGACAAGTCCGCGCTCTGGGGCGTCGGCCTGGACGAGATCCGCGACTGA
- a CDS encoding D-glycerate dehydrogenase — protein MPSKRLSVVVTRRLPEVVETRLSELFDVRLRSDDTPMTREQLVSAVQDADVLVPTITDRVDAGLIGQAGERLKLIANYGAGFDHIDVATARSRGILVSNTPGVVTDDTADMAMALMLGVTRRIPEGLTAMQEGSWQGWAPNAFLGGRLGGKRLGILGMGRIGLAVARRAQAFGMQIHYHNRRRLRPEVEESVEATWWESLDQMVARMDVISVNCPSTPSTFHLLNARRLQLMKPTAVIVNTSRGEVIDENALVRMLKAGKLAGAGLDVYQQGTQGNPELRAMPNVVMTPHMGSATREGRIEMGEKVIINIKTFADGHRPPDQVVPSML, from the coding sequence ATGCCATCAAAACGTCTGAGTGTTGTCGTGACGCGACGCTTGCCGGAGGTGGTGGAGACCCGCCTGTCCGAGCTGTTCGACGTCCGGCTGCGCAGCGACGACACCCCGATGACTCGCGAACAGCTTGTTTCGGCGGTGCAGGATGCGGATGTCCTGGTGCCGACGATCACCGACAGGGTCGATGCGGGGCTGATCGGGCAGGCTGGCGAACGGCTGAAGCTGATCGCCAACTACGGTGCCGGTTTCGACCATATCGACGTGGCCACGGCCCGGTCGCGCGGCATCCTCGTTTCGAACACGCCCGGGGTGGTGACCGACGACACCGCCGACATGGCAATGGCGCTGATGCTGGGCGTGACGCGTCGCATCCCGGAGGGGCTGACCGCGATGCAGGAAGGATCCTGGCAGGGGTGGGCGCCGAACGCCTTCCTCGGTGGACGTCTGGGCGGCAAGCGGCTGGGTATCCTCGGGATGGGGCGCATCGGGCTGGCCGTGGCGCGGCGGGCGCAGGCCTTCGGGATGCAGATCCACTACCACAACCGCCGCCGCCTGCGCCCCGAGGTGGAGGAGAGTGTCGAAGCCACGTGGTGGGAAAGCCTCGACCAGATGGTCGCGCGCATGGATGTGATCAGCGTGAACTGTCCCTCCACGCCCTCCACCTTCCACCTGCTGAACGCAAGGCGGCTGCAGCTGATGAAACCGACCGCGGTCATCGTCAACACGTCGCGCGGCGAGGTGATCGACGAGAACGCGCTGGTCCGGATGCTGAAGGCGGGCAAGCTGGCGGGTGCCGGTCTGGACGTCTACCAGCAGGGCACGCAGGGCAACCCGGAGCTGCGGGCCATGCCGAACGTCGTGATGACGCCGCACATGGGGTCGGCCACCCGCGAGGGCCGGATCGAGATGGGCGAGAAGGTCATCATCAACATCAAGACCTTCGCCGACGGCCATCGTCCCCCGGACCAGGTCGTCCCCTCGATGCTGTGA
- a CDS encoding CidA/LrgA family protein, which produces MIRVFAVLLLYQLGGETLSRAFVLAVPGPVIGLAALFVTFLAAPRLAEWMRETVTGLLGHLSLLFVPAGVGVVAHLDAFTQYGIGLAVALVASTILAILAGVGAFVLVARMAGVGDE; this is translated from the coding sequence GTGATCCGCGTCTTCGCCGTCCTGCTGCTGTACCAGCTTGGCGGAGAGACCCTGTCGCGCGCCTTCGTTCTGGCGGTGCCCGGCCCGGTGATCGGCCTTGCCGCGCTGTTCGTCACCTTCCTTGCCGCGCCCCGCCTGGCAGAGTGGATGCGCGAGACGGTGACCGGACTGCTGGGCCACCTGTCCCTTCTGTTCGTCCCGGCGGGCGTCGGGGTGGTCGCGCATCTGGATGCCTTCACGCAGTACGGGATCGGGCTGGCCGTCGCGCTGGTGGCGAGCACGATCCTGGCGATCCTTGCCGGGGTGGGGGCCTTCGTGCTGGTGGCGCGCATGGCGGGGGTCGGTGATGAGTGA